The following are from one region of the Hydrogenimonas sp. SS33 genome:
- the luxS gene encoding S-ribosylhomocysteine lyase, whose translation MPLLESFTVDHTIMPAPAVRKAKTMTTPCGDTITVFDLRFCKPNKEQMGEKGIHTLEHLFAGFMRDHLNGDGVEIIDISPMGCRTGFYMSVIGAPDEERVAKAWEASMRDVLAVKSMEDIPELNIYQCGSCKMHSLDEAKAIAKGVLERGIGIMHNEDLKLDPEKLKGAKC comes from the coding sequence ATGCCACTGCTCGAAAGTTTCACCGTCGACCATACCATTATGCCTGCGCCGGCCGTGCGCAAGGCCAAAACCATGACAACGCCCTGCGGCGATACGATTACCGTCTTCGACCTGCGTTTCTGCAAGCCCAACAAGGAGCAGATGGGGGAGAAGGGTATCCACACCCTCGAACACCTCTTCGCGGGGTTCATGCGCGACCATCTCAACGGGGACGGGGTGGAAATTATCGACATCTCCCCCATGGGGTGCCGGACCGGTTTTTATATGAGCGTCATCGGCGCGCCCGACGAAGAGCGGGTCGCCAAAGCGTGGGAAGCCTCCATGCGGGACGTGCTCGCCGTCAAAAGCATGGAGGATATTCCGGAACTCAATATCTACCAGTGCGGAAGCTGCAAAATGCACTCTCTGGACGAAGCCAAAGCAATCGCCAAAGGTGTGCTGGAGCGGGGCATCGGCATCATGCACAATGAAGATCTGAAACTCGATCCCGAAAAGCTCAAGGGCGCCAAATGCTGA
- a CDS encoding MnmC family methyltransferase has product MKNLNLVKTQDGTFTARSQTFDECYHSTRDGAFRESLKKHVEPAFSLVGPSKERLTVLDICFGLGYNTLTTLYYVKKNHLSQKIRIFSPEFDEALVRSLSDFPYPDELLPFKGVIEAVAATGRYDDGNFSVEVVFGDARDFLKKSGETFDIVYQDAFSPKKNPLLWTKEYFADLAERLAKDGIITTYSSATPVRMGMAENGLNLFVPPNPEVRSGTIASFRDDLPLAPIDMALKKERNPRAAPLFDKDFK; this is encoded by the coding sequence ATGAAAAATTTAAATCTTGTAAAGACCCAAGACGGCACCTTTACCGCCCGTTCCCAAACCTTCGACGAATGCTACCACTCCACCCGCGACGGGGCCTTCAGAGAGTCGTTGAAAAAGCATGTGGAGCCCGCTTTTTCGCTGGTCGGCCCTTCAAAGGAGCGGTTGACGGTTCTCGATATCTGTTTCGGGCTCGGCTACAACACACTGACGACCCTCTACTATGTCAAAAAGAACCATCTTTCCCAAAAGATCCGTATCTTCTCCCCCGAATTCGACGAGGCGCTGGTGCGTTCGCTCTCCGATTTTCCCTACCCGGACGAACTGCTGCCGTTTAAGGGGGTCATCGAAGCCGTCGCGGCGACGGGCAGGTATGACGATGGAAACTTTTCCGTCGAAGTGGTTTTTGGGGATGCCCGGGATTTTCTGAAAAAGAGCGGTGAAACCTTCGATATCGTCTATCAGGACGCCTTCAGCCCCAAAAAGAACCCCCTGCTCTGGACGAAGGAGTATTTTGCCGACCTTGCGGAGCGTTTGGCAAAGGACGGCATTATCACCACCTACTCCTCGGCGACGCCGGTACGGATGGGAATGGCGGAAAACGGCCTAAATCTTTTCGTTCCGCCCAACCCGGAAGTGCGCAGCGGCACCATCGCTTCCTTTCGGGACGACCTGCCTCTTGCACCGATCGACATGGCCTTGAAAAAAGAACGCAACCCCCGGGCTGCACCACTGTTTGACAAAGACTTTAAATAA
- the amrA gene encoding AmmeMemoRadiSam system protein A, with amino-acid sequence MNGELLLQIARQSIASAFGLAPEVDKEALVARNPELAKEQATFVTLTIQGQLRGCIGSIIPHRRLIDDLVANARAAAFEDPRFSPLTKEEFEKVDIEVSLLTVPQQLPYSDVDDLRRKIRPGVDGVILQLDGRQATFLPQVWEELNDFDLFFAHLCVKAGLPQNCLAYHPVIFTYQVEKFKECDSAGCR; translated from the coding sequence ATGAACGGTGAACTTTTACTCCAGATTGCCAGACAATCGATCGCTTCCGCATTCGGCCTGGCGCCGGAAGTGGACAAAGAGGCGCTGGTCGCCCGGAATCCTGAATTGGCGAAGGAGCAGGCGACCTTTGTGACGCTGACGATTCAGGGACAGTTGCGCGGGTGCATCGGCTCCATCATCCCCCACCGCCGCCTGATCGACGACCTGGTGGCCAATGCCCGCGCGGCGGCCTTCGAGGACCCCCGCTTCTCTCCCCTGACGAAAGAGGAGTTCGAAAAAGTCGACATCGAAGTGTCGCTGCTGACGGTACCGCAGCAGCTTCCCTACAGCGATGTGGATGACCTTCGAAGAAAGATCCGCCCCGGAGTGGACGGCGTCATTCTCCAGCTTGACGGCCGCCAGGCAACCTTTTTGCCGCAGGTCTGGGAGGAGTTGAACGACTTCGACCTCTTTTTCGCCCACCTCTGCGTCAAAGCGGGCCTCCCCCAGAACTGCCTGGCATACCACCCCGTGATCTTTACCTATCAGGTGGAGAAGTTCAAAGAGTGTGACAGTGCGGGGTGTCGTTGA
- a CDS encoding EscU/YscU/HrcU family type III secretion system export apparatus switch protein — protein sequence MLTPKAAALRYDANKEKAPKVVASGKGEIALKIIEKAKAFDVPLFQNPTLADALLSQEVGTEIDPRLFQAVAEVFVWLMRAEESVQMSK from the coding sequence GTGCTGACCCCCAAAGCCGCCGCCCTGCGCTACGACGCCAACAAGGAAAAGGCGCCCAAAGTCGTCGCTTCGGGAAAAGGGGAGATCGCATTGAAGATCATCGAAAAGGCCAAAGCCTTCGACGTCCCGCTCTTTCAAAACCCCACCCTCGCCGACGCCCTGCTCAGCCAGGAGGTCGGCACCGAAATCGACCCCCGGCTCTTCCAGGCCGTGGCGGAAGTCTTCGTCTGGCTGATGAGAGCCGAAGAGTCGGTGCAGATGTCGAAGTGA
- a CDS encoding cupin domain-containing protein yields the protein MLTNLFEKAIPHTSETFETLLHNDHLTIEAIISSDRPDPLLYDQDHDEAVLLLEGSAHLWIEGRKIVLKPGDFLHIPAHTRHKVLSTDRGTRWLAIHTREPLC from the coding sequence ATGCTGACCAACCTCTTCGAAAAAGCGATCCCCCACACGTCGGAAACGTTCGAAACACTCCTGCACAACGACCACCTCACCATCGAGGCGATCATCAGTAGCGACCGGCCCGACCCCCTCCTCTACGACCAGGACCACGACGAAGCGGTTCTGCTTCTGGAGGGAAGCGCACACCTATGGATCGAAGGGAGGAAGATCGTACTCAAACCGGGCGATTTCCTCCATATACCGGCCCATACGCGCCATAAAGTACTCTCGACCGACAGAGGAACACGCTGGCTGGCCATCCACACAAGGGAGCCGCTGTGCTGA
- the thpR gene encoding RNA 2',3'-cyclic phosphodiesterase: MRLFLGSYATVDFYDEIKRDMHPFFDAKWVEPRNLHLTWLFLGEQPSAEPFIHRLQPLRTAPRLPLSIQGFGTFGKPHPKIFYLKTATVVTTLLHEKIAEMLEWEADAPFRPHITMARIKTFRSDGYRKLQRPWMSEPLGEVDPTIYLIESRLTPSGPVYIPLEEF, translated from the coding sequence ATGCGCCTATTCCTCGGAAGTTACGCCACCGTCGATTTCTATGACGAGATCAAAAGAGACATGCACCCCTTTTTCGATGCCAAATGGGTGGAGCCGAGAAACCTTCACCTAACATGGCTCTTTCTGGGGGAGCAGCCCAGTGCCGAGCCCTTCATCCACCGGCTTCAGCCCCTTCGGACGGCTCCCCGCCTTCCTCTCTCCATACAGGGATTCGGGACATTCGGAAAACCCCACCCCAAAATTTTCTACCTCAAAACCGCCACGGTTGTCACGACGCTCCTGCACGAAAAGATCGCCGAAATGCTCGAATGGGAGGCGGATGCCCCTTTCCGCCCCCATATCACGATGGCGCGCATCAAAACTTTCCGTTCCGACGGATACCGGAAACTTCAGCGCCCCTGGATGAGCGAACCGCTGGGCGAGGTGGATCCTACCATCTACCTCATCGAAAGCCGGCTCACCCCCTCCGGCCCCGTCTACATCCCCCTGGAGGAGTTCTGA